The DNA region TATCTCTTGGTTACGGCAAGTTCACCTTTCCCAGTTTCTTTGACAGTCTGGTCAAAGCCCTGGAGATCACGGTTTTGATCATGTTCCTGGTTGCCGCATCGAACTTCTTTGGCGCCGAATTCAGTGCTTTGGGCACGCCGAAGATGATGACTGAAATGCTACTTGGCATGGAAATGTCGCCTTACCTCATTCTGATCGTGGTTATGGCACTGATCTTCCTTCTGGGATGGCCACTGGAGTGGGTGCCTATTGTTCTGATCGTGGTGCCAATTTTGCTGCCGACGGTCGAGGCGTTGGAGGTCCACGGACTGGATCGCTACGACCTGATGGTCTGGTTTGGCATTCTGGTCGCGGTAAACCTGCAGACCGCATGGCTATCCCCACCTGTGGCCTTGTCAGCCTACTTTCTGAAGGGGGTCGTGCCGACCTGGGATCTCAAGGACATCTACCTGGGCATGATGCAGTTCATGATGATTCAACTCCTCGGTCTCATCCTGCTGTTTTCCTTCCCGCAACTGGTGCTTTGGCTACCCAGAGTAATGTCTGGTGGGTAAATCATGATGCATCTCCTTCGATCTACCTTGTCATGGGCAAGCGCCCGGCATGCTGATATCTATCCTGACAGTTAAGGCTCCCCAGGCGTTGTACTCGACCAATCATGAGTCTCAGGATTTGGTGCAATGAAACGCGAACGCGGCTCGACCATTCAGCGCGTACTCGATATTCTCGAAACCGTTGCCATGTCGCCGACG from Gammaproteobacteria bacterium includes:
- a CDS encoding TRAP transporter large permease subunit; translation: SLGYGKFTFPSFFDSLVKALEITVLIMFLVAASNFFGAEFSALGTPKMMTEMLLGMEMSPYLILIVVMALIFLLGWPLEWVPIVLIVVPILLPTVEALEVHGLDRYDLMVWFGILVAVNLQTAWLSPPVALSAYFLKGVVPTWDLKDIYLGMMQFMMIQLLGLILLFSFPQLVLWLPRVMSGG